In the Deinococcus ruber genome, CGGCAACAGGTTTGAAGCCTCAACCTGCTCGCTCACAGCGCAAGCTGCTGGAGGCATCTCACGCCACAGGATCTGGGGCGATCACGGGCGGCTCAAGCAGCGCCTCCATCGACGCGTGCCGGATCACATACCCTCCCCCGCGCACCGTCCCAATTAACCCCTGTAACTGAACCTTGCCCAGTTTGGCCCGCAGGGTCGCCATATGCGCGTCAATGACGTTACTCTGTCGCACCACGGCAGCATCGGGCCACAGTGCCTGCGCGATCTCGGCGCGCGACAGCACTT is a window encoding:
- a CDS encoding winged helix-turn-helix domain-containing protein; amino-acid sequence: MTFKGQALPLTKTERELLTVLLQRVDQVLSRAEIAQALWPDAAVVRQSNVIDAHMATLRAKLGKVQLQGLIGTVRGGGYVIRHASMEALLEPPVIAPDPVA